DNA sequence from the Alkaliphilus metalliredigens QYMF genome:
TTTGCCTTTTGCTGTATGTTATTAATAAATCAAATTTTCGCTGAAAAATTTGCTGAAGCTGAAATCCTTGCTAAGGAATTAGAGCAAATGAACCATAATCTGGATGAAAAGGTTTTGGAAGGTAACCAGGCTTTGCAAGAACAGATGACACGGCGACATAGTCTTATGATGAATATCTTTCATGATTTACGTACTCCATTATTTGTTATGCAAGGCTGTACTCAAAAAATTACTAAACAACCAGAACTACTCGATACGGAATTACCAATAATAAGGGAAAGATTAGATTTTACCAAATATCTAGTTGAAGATTTATTTTTAATGGCCAAACTTGAGGATAAGCAAGTGATCCTCGATACAGATCGGGTCCCTATCACAGACCTAATTAAAAATGTTATTAGTGCGTGTAGTATAGAGGGAGAAAATAAATACATTTATATAGAAACAGAGTTGAAATGTGATTGCATTACTTGGGGAGATGAGTATCGTCTTAAACAGGCATTTCAAAATCTTCTCCTAAATGCAATATACTATACAAAACCAAATGGCAAAGTATCTGTATCTTTAAAAAAGGAAGAAAATACTGCCATTATATCCTTTACAGATACAGGTATTGGAATATCTCCACAGGATATAGATAAGATATTTGACAGATATTATCGTATAAGTAATAAAGAAAAGCACCAATCGACCGGCTTAGGACTTTCCATTGCACAAGAAATTATACAACAGCATCAGGGAAGTATTGGCGTTAATAGTGAGTTAGGATTTGGCACAACCTTCACAGTTCACCTACCCATAATCTAACACAAAATAAGATAACATTTTTCCGCCAACATATAGCAGCTACAGGTGATAATAAAATTGCAGCATATGTCATGTCACTATTTTCTCATATTATGAAACAATTTGAATAATTATTATTCATCATTATCTTTTAACGTTTACATATTTAATGGCTTCATTGCCAGCTATATGCTCGACGTCAATTGCAATAATATTTATTAGTTTGCGTACTTCTGGTTATTTCCTTATGTTTAGCTTCTTCGTAATAGCATCGATTTTATATACAGCTTTTGCTGAATGAAAATATAATTTATGATAAACCCAATAAAGAAAAACCCTCATCTGTATGATCTTGTCTTTTAAACTCGATCATATCAAATCAGGGTTTTTTATATTTTAATTCTAGATATCTAAGCTCTAGTATTACTTATTCAATGGGTCTTAGTTTTGCTGTGAAGTGTCTCAGTACAGGTGGTTGCCACAATATCTCATAACCCTTGATTTCACTTGCTTTTTTCTTAATGTTAATTAGAGCCTCAATGACTACATCAAAGTGAGCTTGAGTATACACTCTTCTTGGAATAGCCAGTCTTGTAAACTCCATTTCTGCTTCCTGCTGCTCTCCGGTCTCTGGGTCTAGATCTAGAAGATAAGATCCGATATCGCAGGATCTAATACCTGCTTCAAGGTATAGCTCGCAAGCCAAAGCATGACCTGGGAACTGGAAGTATGGAATATGTGGCAATAAACCTTTAGCATCTAGGAATACCGCATGACCACCTACAGGGTATTGGAAGGGGATTCCTGCTTCCTTAAGCTTTGCACCAATGTATTCAACCTGACCAATTCTGTATCGTAGAAAGTTCTTGTCTAAGCCTTCATACAGGCCTATACAAAGAGCTTCTATATCTCTTCCTGCCAGACCACCATAGGTTACAAAGCCTTCATATGGAATTGTCAGACCCTTTACCTTCGTAAATAAATCTTCAGAGTCTCTAATACCGATAAGACCACCCATGTTAACGATAGCATCCTTTTTAGCACTCATTGTAAAAGCATCAGCATAGCTGAACATTTCTCGAACAATATCTATAATTTCAACATCTGCATAACCTTCTTCTCTTTGCTTAATGAAATACGCATTTTCTGCATATCTGGCAGCATCGATTATCATAGTAATGCCGTATTTATCTGCAATTTCTTTTGTCGCTCTAATGTTTGCCATAGAAACAGGTTGACCACCTGCAGAGTTGTTGGTGATCGTCATAATGATAAGTCCAACCTCTTCTGCGCCAACCTCGTTGATATAAGCCTCTAATCTTTCAACATCCATGTTGCCTTTAAATGCCACATATGTTTGAGTATCCCTTGCTTCAGGCACCACAATGTCAACTGCCCTTGCGCCAAGAAGGCCTACATGTCCTCTGGTCGTATCGAAGTGCATATTTGATATGCATTTTTGACCCTTTTTAAGTAGGCTTGGAAGTAAAACCTGCTCCGCTGCTCTACCCTGGTGTACAGGTTGGCAGTACTTATACTTGAATATATCTTTGACTGTATTTTGAAGCCTCTTATAGCCTCTTGCCCCAGCATAAGACTCATCACCAGTCATCATACCTCCCCACTGGGCATCACTCATTGCACCAGTACCGCTATCCGTTAATAAATCAATGTACACGTCATCAGATTCAATGCCGAAAAGGTTGTAATTAGCTTCCTTTAGCTTCTCTTCCCTTTCTGACCTTGTTGTAATTCTCAGTGGCTCAACCATTTTAA
Encoded proteins:
- a CDS encoding tryptophanase, which translates into the protein MIKYVAEPFKIKMVEPLRITTRSEREEKLKEANYNLFGIESDDVYIDLLTDSGTGAMSDAQWGGMMTGDESYAGARGYKRLQNTVKDIFKYKYCQPVHQGRAAEQVLLPSLLKKGQKCISNMHFDTTRGHVGLLGARAVDIVVPEARDTQTYVAFKGNMDVERLEAYINEVGAEEVGLIIMTITNNSAGGQPVSMANIRATKEIADKYGITMIIDAARYAENAYFIKQREEGYADVEIIDIVREMFSYADAFTMSAKKDAIVNMGGLIGIRDSEDLFTKVKGLTIPYEGFVTYGGLAGRDIEALCIGLYEGLDKNFLRYRIGQVEYIGAKLKEAGIPFQYPVGGHAVFLDAKGLLPHIPYFQFPGHALACELYLEAGIRSCDIGSYLLDLDPETGEQQEAEMEFTRLAIPRRVYTQAHFDVVIEALINIKKKASEIKGYEILWQPPVLRHFTAKLRPIE